The nucleotide sequence atcaagagaaaaaaaataagttcaaagGGGTAGACAGTTGAAATAAGCAATCACAGAGTGCGTGGCTACATTTTAGTCCACCCATTATAACCTCCATCagtgaatatattttcaagtgaAAGTAACAGGGTAAATatgagtattttatttataaattcattataacAAAAAACTTCTAAGGGAAATTATGCAAATCATCAGTATCTATAGCAACACAAATTTTAGCTATTCAGAAGGTCCCGTGATGTGTTAATTTTCTGATGAAGTTGTGCGCgctaaattcatatttattttatacgttcggttttgttgcatttttttatcattcaaagagttaaaaatgacaagaaatgtaagagaagtcatttggatatacatacaaacaagTTTAGATCACTAAAGCATAATGGGACAGTAAGATTTAAAGCAAAAGAGAATATTACCTGTCGActgttttgtataaaacaaatataactcaTTAATCAGCAATctatcaaaatgtgtttttactttcggtttcaaaatataaacacattgtttaaGTGTGTATAACTCATTTAAGTGTGCAATGTTTACAACGAAAGCtagtgttgttatattttttctgaaattctATACTTTTATGGTTAATTTGATGCTGCTTAAGTGCTTTGAAAGGCCAAAATGACAAACATTAATAACTTGGTCATGAAAGCTGCCcgtaatgtatttgttttcaaaaggaatctgatttaattaatttcaaattgatgAAGAGAATCTTATGTAAGAATATAAGCACGTAGACTAGTAATGGTAACATACAGATTATTTATGAATGCCCAGGGTAAAGACAATTATATGTTAATTTGCAATAGGTTTCTTAGCAGACAACGAACATTGTATTTCTCAAATGGTGTAAACTTTTATCTGACCTTGGACAGACTGAATtattatcgtttttttttaatcagcaAAACTGTATGCATGTGAAGTAAAACATTCGTCGAGAGAAGTATGTTCAtttggaataaaatataaatggcaaCACTCAACTGTAAATCATATGAAAATACGACAGCGTAGCTTACGGTAAGTGCTCTTTAAACAGAACGTTAACAGATTGCACATTTCAGAATAATGAGAATATCATACCGAACCAATCACAATTAACACGTTTTGGGGTCCATCGACGTAAGAGTAGTTATGCTGATTAACATTATCTTTGCAAAAGCAATCCAGATCGTgcatttcatcttttttttctttttaaacctGGAAGAGCAATACTTACTTATGAATACATATTATTGTGTCAGATGTTTTCAATAACATGTGCTGTAACCTAATACTCGTTTCAAGTAATGAATCAACTTATTCAATAATTTGAAGACTTGCAAATAAGGAGTAGCATACGATGATATTTAGGATTCCACTGCGGTCATGAAATTAAGTCATATATTGTAAGCACATTTTGAGATCTAGGTCAAGACTCCTCGGAATCTTATTTAGACATATGAACcaataatcattataataacCGCTTTTGTACGTAACTGAGGCGAACGTTTCAAGACCTTACATATCAgcacaaaacacaaaaacatggTGATTTTAAACTACAATTTAAACAACATGGACACACCAAGGGGTAAGAAAGTAAACAGTGACTCTTTTTACTACAAAATCGTCGaaacacaataattaatatacttgacaaaaacagaatacaaaacaacacagacctaacaggcatttaaatatatattcattgacAAAGCCCAAACAGCGATTTAATATTCGTCCATTGTATGTGTTATAACAGATATCtgattttttactttattagaATGAGCCCTTAGACAAGTTTTACATTCACTGATAGTTTGCCTGTCCGGTGCGTGCCTTGTATTGAACTAATATATCTTATAGAAGAAAGTCTTCATAAAACGATTTTGGTTTGTTTGAAACCATTGTTTCGCTGTCGTTTTTTATCACCATTATGCAATTAAATAACAAGGATAATAGCCATAATCTTActgtgattttattttcaatggatTTCATAGAACTGGTAGGGTTAAAAGCGAAATTTACCAATACTTTgctctttttattaaaattataaacaaaacgaATGTTCTTTCCAGTCAGATAATATGCACCTCTTTAACAgatttaagacaaatatttgtgaatattCGTGGCAGTTACAGGGCAGTGCTGTACTGTATTGGTTTCTCTTCATTCCAATAGCGAAACGTTGCGGCATTTTCCAGATATTGAAAATCGGTTCCTGGATGGGGCTGCGAAAAAGCTGGCTGTCTCTCACTGTTCTAGTGCCTGTTAGGGTGATGCACAGGCAGTAACGTCTAGTGGTTCAACCATTGGATTTTAAAACTGTGACATATATGCCGTCAACTTCAAAACGATTATGTTTTTTCTTGGATTAATTGCTTACGGTAACAGAAATAGCtcgttgttttgttattttgttaaaaagcaaaacaacaCCGTAGTATTTTGTGGcgtgaaatgaaaaaaatgtagttattattattctttGCCGATATTAAGATGTATTAATATTAGCTTGTAATcactgttttaaattatatactttcAAAACTCTTTACTcagtttaatattaattaaactttCTGAAAGCAAACAAGTTCACAATTGcatcataaaatatgtattggacattaaataatttgccaaaaaatattAGATAAAAACTTTTGGTTATACAATGTCTTACTTTCTTGAAAACGActaaattcttaaaaaaaacacatttatgtgTCAAAGTAAAttgtttcaatacaaatataataatatttgcaGTGAAgcaatatataagtatttttcaagaaaactGGCACACTTATATGCACTCCGAaacatgaaatttaataaaCGCTTTCGAATATTTTTATACTCTGGGTAATTTTATCCGGATATCCGTGTGCTGCAATTAGTAATGCATTAttgtatttgtgttatttttagaaaatatgatGCAATTATGTTTTAGTGTTTGTATGGCATGCCTCaaaattaaagggactgtcttTATTCGCAAATAACAACGTTTGTAAtcaactgtttgtttgttttccggcAAGAATGTAATTGTAGCACATTTTTTGTCGACAGAGAAGAAACGAAAAAACTAAAAGCTTCCACCATCTAGGAAAATAAGAAAACTctacatattcaaatattgtctttaacgTCGTTTGCAATTATAATGCAAGCCATGACAAACATGAAAGGGCGATTTATCATGGACAATTCTATCACAATTCTTTCATCTCACTATACTGAAGGTGATCGctaaaataaacagaaatttgattttaagttAATGTTGAACACTATATATTATACGTTTTTATCAAACATGTCATACTATGCTGTAGATTGTACATATGCAGCCGTTGTTGTTGTGGTATTGTAGATAGAAAATGtggtattaatttattactGTCGCCGATACAACTCTAAGTTTACGGTGCTTATCTCCCGAATTTGAGAGAAAACTTCCTACTAAAACACCggaatgaaaaattaaaaacctTCGATTCTGGCAAGAAGAAATGGATTAAACGAGGTGTGTTTCCGCAAAAGCACCCGTGTATTTTAAAGtagtttttttctatatttttagaCATCCACATTTTGAAAGCTTGAGGCGAAAGTTTGtctatttaattattattttttccacCATGGAATTATACAGGCAAATTATAAGAAAGTACCAAGTTCATAGTATTACCGTCTCGATCTGCGGAACATTGTACAATTTAAGGGAACAAAGCATAATATCATAACATTAAGGAAATGGCAacgtttttttataaagaatctGTCATTGTTAAAAAGCGTTGTATATTCCAACATCGCGTGTAAACTAAGCAACACGGGAATATAAATGTTGGTGTGTATTCTTCTGACGTACAGTAAATAAGGAATCACATTTTAGCACACTCAGTTGCATTGCTTATTTCATACCTTGTTCTTGTTAAGAAGCTAAGAAGCTTGTAAAATTTCaatcaaaagtattttaaataaccAATATAATTGTGGACTTTAGTTTCGTTCGAGTGTAAAGGACTGTTAAACAATTCAATGAGCAGTGTTCGTCGGCGAGCAGtggttttaaattcaaattgcGAATAGAAGCCGGcgatatattcataaaacgtaACTACTGACATATCAATACGTTGCGTAAGCTTGTAAAATATTGGTAATACACACGAGAAATCGTTACAGCTATAAACATTCAACACTGATCTATTTTCAGTTTAATGATTTTAGTAACAAAAGCATCTCTAAAATATAATCATGTGAAATCATTTTCATGGGTTTCAATTTGTACTATGTTATTAAAAACTCGTCTTATTTTGGAATGTTATAGGCTTAATTAGGACTTGTTCAATTCGTATACCGAAACCTTACTGTCATGATTGTTTACTACGTTATTATAAGtgtacattttataaacattaggCTACAACGTGTGACAGATAAATCCCAAGTAATTCAAATATGACATGATACCTATGTCAATGGCAACAATGAGTAATTTGAAATTATGGCTAAAAAATAACGCAACTTTACAGGATGCAGTTTGATTTTTACATTCACTGTTTGAATCCTGTTTACATATTCACATATAAACTGATTTTCCATCTGCCAAATTATCTGTAGATTTGCGACGTTTTAAGAAAGTATAGGtgtgttaatttatattaagacagttttataattatgttgctCCCCTGCATAATTCATTGACAACAGGTACTTGGATAATAGTGTTAATGAGACTATATTTTCTACTGTTTGTGAAATGGGAGTCAGGATTTtggtttaattgttgtttttatttcaattgtatcaTGTATCATGGAGCATACTATTCATATAATAGTAAAATTGCAGACACGTATCAGTGGCATTTTTCGTCTTGTTTTAGGGCCTCGATTAATCAGGGACTCATAACTCCATTACATGACATCAGATAACTAGGCCTtggataaaatgtgttttatatgcttGTAATTAGGTGCATCTTTTGCATGATAAACCTATTATTTACCCGTTGCTTAGATAACCTCAGCCGAAAAGCCCAAACATGTGTCTTTGATTTTTGCATTATCAATTGGCCTTCAATTGTTGAACAAAATACTGTCTGAAGCACGATAATTATAGAGCGTTCATTGTTTATATATCCGAATGGTAGCATGTTTTGCAGAGTTTATAATTGTATTAGTTAGCATGCTGGTATAAATATATACGGATGTGTTCTAGCTATTTATTGAACGTTTACCTTGTCAATCTGGTACTATGTTTTCTTAAACATAGCCATCATGTCAAACAATACGTAAGTTGAGGTAGAGCGTGTAGAAATAGTTATGTCTATGGCTAGTTGCCTTCCTTGAAAGAAGATCGTTTCTTTAATACTCCttacattttaataacaaagtGTTCAAAATGTTCCTAAATGATGACCTGAATTATCGAACGCttaaattgacttaaaatacagaaataatttATGTCGATACTAAATGACTATTATAACATGTGAGTGATATTCAATTTCACAAAAGAAAAACGATATAAAGTCGAAATATCAATCTACAGGATTAATATTCAACATTGGtcaaaagaatataaatgaacaacaaCGTGGTTAACATACAGTCTTTATAAAGCTTATACCAAAATCTGTTAGATCGCAGGACGACACGCAAGCACATTCCATGAAGCAGGCTCACGCTTCCTAGGTTTTAGTGAGTAACCGTTTATACAACATAAACGCAGGAATAAGTGCGATTAGTCTTTATATACGTACATTTTGGACAATGATTCATCATTATTAagaatttgaacaatcttttgCAGCAGagtaattattgtaaaacaaaggTTATCAACAGTATACATCTGGATAGAAATAGCTTATGATTGTAACGTCTTATACCGCTGGTTAATTGTCATCAGGTTAGTCATAGCATAGCGCAATATcgaaataaacaatgtttttataacgtttgttttgtttggttaTACAACATTTTCTTTACACAAAGTACTACGCGAATGTAAATGTATTATGTTGAAAAAGTCTCTTTAAATGAAGTAATTGTCAAGCTATGCTCAATAAGAAGTTTTACTTTATTGAGTATTATAATGCAAAGTACAAAACTATTTGCAGTCGTAAAACATTGCTTAACTAGATACAAAAACCAGCAATAAAATGATGGCATTCgatttaattgttatatataattgtaagcGCGATAGTGAAGACACCTGAACGAAGTAATGAATCACCATTGAGTTTCCTGAGTAAAAATTAGTATAAGTAGGCCGATAAAGACACCACAAGAAAGTACCTTTGATGGGGATCTAACCGACAACCACTTTGGTGAGAGAAGGACACCTTGAATAATTAACTTACACAAATGGTTACGacaaatagtttttaattgGATATGCTGGGTAATATGTGAGAGGGAATTTTCAGGATATAtatttctgacaaaaacatccctttatataatataattaaatgtttttaaaacataccGATTCAGCACATTTGAATGGCACTGAATACATAACACAAACTTCTTGCTTCTGTTAAATCAATTTCCTTTGTTGTTTATCCTTGCTAGAGATgaattaaattttcaaatacTTGGTTGATAAAAAATTGCAAACTATACCGAATATTCAAGACATAACAGTCGTTCCCATTTATTTTTAGGGTGTGACAAGCGATATGTCTGCAGGAATTCATAGCAATCACTGATGCAGACTACGGACACAAGAAAGTTGATATCAAATATCAGACAGACGTTGTTAGTCTTTAAATCACAACAATGGAAGATCCGGCAGTGGTTACCGTTATGGTGATGCtttcattgttttctatttGCGGAACAATAGGAAATTCACTCGTTCTTCACATCTATTCACACAAGAAGGAAAAGTCGACTGCGGGCATATTCATCATGAGCCTTGCAGGAACTGACCTTTTCACCTGTTTGTTTGTTATGCCGTTCACAGAGGTTGTCGTGTACCTTAATTACATGGTTAGCTATGACGTTGCCTGCCAGATTTATATGTTCTTAATCACTTGCAATGTACCTTTCGCCGCTTTCATAATGGTGGCAATTGCAATTGACAGGTACTTTTGTATCTGTCATCCATTTCTACATGTGCTCAATATATTTCGTGCAAAAGTTATCGTGTTGTGCTTACTGCTGGTTGCATCTACGTTTGGAGTTATCACATCTCTCTCATACGGTGTTTACACCTACAAGATAATAGTGCCTGCTAATGACGTTCTTGCCCGCACCAATGAAACTAAAAGTGTAAAATATGGTCAAAATGCCACATTTAATACCGCTGACCATGGTGAATGTACCAATTGCTCAAATGAATTGGAAATGGATGAATGGGACTATCGTGTATTtgacaacaacaaaacagaaatCCAAGCAGGATATAAGCTTTCCTATACAGGACTATGCGCTCCTAATTATATTCTTACTAGCCCACAGTTTCTGAACTTTTATCAACGTGCGTACGCTGGGACATACCTGCTATCTTTTGCCGTCGTTTTCATCCTCTATGGCCTAATATACCGGTCAATACACAAACACCGAGCGAAAAGAAGCAGGAGAAAACGTTCCGGTCTGTATCCGTCTGGCGTTACCAGTCTCCTTCCTCCAGGTGTAAGTTTGTATACAATATGTTtcttaatgcatttaatgctcTCAACAGCTTGGAATTGCAATATTTAGGGCTGAATCAGTCTTACGCGACCAATTCGATTATATATGGTTGTGTCCGACTGATGAAAGTTATAAAATAGGTGTAAATTGTTACTGAATAATAAATTGTACCATATTCTTTGTCAAATATCCCGAATTGAGCTATTTTTCATAAAAGAGTCCATATTACACCATATCCATTTGGCAATGATAAAGTTATCCCTTTGAATGATTTTACAGGTgtttaatgcaaacaaatgatacTGGGTGTCATATTCGACCCTCATAAATGTTTGCAAGTTCTAATTTCACTTGGTTGCACCTTGTTAATCTTATTAaatctgtatatgtatatattccttTCGAGTCGAGTATAGCCCTCTGTAACAGAATGCGATATCATTAATCACGTTATTACAACATTCTTCAATCGAGTGTTGTTTGTCATATAACCATGTTGGTGAATGGGAGGTACCCCATGTTTTAACTCTGTCAAGTATGCTACCCATTTTTAACTCTCTCTCATAAATATGGTATACAAATACAGTGCGCTTACAGATTTCCAAACAAAAAGCGTGTCCAATCTTCTATATTATATCATGAATCAAGGCAACGTTCCTAATGACGGTGgtatgtttcataaatattcaatatcaaGCTgctgattttatgtttttgttcgtcaaatattttcttaattcaaCAAACTTGTAGGGAGTAAATAACATGCACACGtaacattattattaagttttcttTATGAACACATATCGTTCATTGTATTAAGCATGATAAATGACTGTAATTTTGCATGAAGGGAATGTTACTTAAGGTAAGGAGCCACTTGACCATATAACCGCGCTAGACCCTGTCATTCCATATAAGTGCATATGTAAAACACCTTGTAATGTGTTCTTAGACTTGTTTGCTGTAAGGTAAAATTCATGGCCAATTTATGTTAATACAAACATCGATAATTAACTATGGTGAAAATAACGTTTGTTAAAGCATCAACAGCGAATAAATTGGAATATGTTTGCtgctttttcaaatattgttacatgtacaataaatgCTTTGATAGCCATCGGATAATTGTTGAAATTAAAGAACCTTCACTGAAGTGGAAATATAATGTACAAGCCTGAAATGTTACTGCTGTACATAAGCTACAGAATGTCGCCAAACTGAGATAAGACCAATCCTGTCTTAATCAACGTTAATGGTGATTTTTCATTGACATCCATTTTTCATGAGCTAAATAAAGATACGGAAAAAGCTTTCTTATGGATGTAATAtcacaacaatatttaaagtatGTAAACTATTAAAGATGATTTAAATTCAGGTTGATTTGAAGAACGCTGAAAAGCAGTTAACGGCGGTGACTCGCGTAAATCCTCACAGTGGCCGACGGAGCGATCCACGTCTTGAAAATGGAGATGGCGACGTTGACGTCGAAAAGCCTGTGGAGTTGCAGCCTTTGAGACCAACAGCAAAAAATATTACACGATCAATTTCAATCAAGGAGAAAACGTTATTGGCCAATATTAGGACGGCTGTCATGTTGTGCGTAGTTAACGTTGTTTTTCTGGTTGCGTTTTTGCCTGCTTGGCTTATGGGATTAATAGCGATAGAGTTTAACGCCGtgattttttacatgtattttgtatatcattCCGCAAATCCTTTCATTTACGCATTCATGAACAAGTCATTTAGAGACGACCTTCGAAAGGTTTTCAAGTGCCAGATTATACCAATGGTTcgttgaatatttttttaaaatattaagaattttcttgtatttgttttgcattcgtttggttaaacaaacatttaaaaatgaccTTATATGGAAGTGATAATTTTATTCTGTACCAAGctatcaattttatcaattgctttattagtttaaattgatggttTAAATCGAGTGTTACAGGTCAAAGACAATAATTGCAGTTGTTTGAAAATCACAATCGTTTTCAAAGTTAAACtgactttgtttgaaaatgtgaaTTGCTTATTTAAATTCTGAATGATAAGGgaactttaaaacataaactttcaatacatgtatgttctacCACAACTTATGAACCGttgacattgttttgataacacAGAGAAAGTTTGCTTGTTCCTGTGCAagataacaatttatttcaatacattgtcatgatcttttttattgttgttgttttttttcatcgcatgcttataaaaaaattaattaatattaaatcgCGCGATATTTATGTCAATTGATGTCACTTTAGAAATGACATCATTTCTTTCGTTTATGTTTTGTATGCACTTTAGTTTGGTGTTCACGAATAAATATGCTTCgataataaaaaagtgaaattccaATTCGAAAAACTCCCTTATTCCAAAGTCTTGTTTATTTGAATAGTATTCACCGTTATTTTGCAATACACAAATCATACAGCATGAAACACAATCGAAGCAGTCTGCATATTAGGCTTCTGGTTAAAGGTATTTGTTCATGTTATAAAGACTGATTTTCTAACAAACGTTgtacttttttatatagtacTATGTATGATATTGAACGTATTGATgtaacacacatttatttttgtttaatctttaaacagaatgtgaaatatttgagtaAAGATGATAAGATTCGCATAGGGACAGAAGCAATTCATAATGTCCGTTTCATAGCTGCTTCGGTTATTGtttaatgcataaataaaatgtcTACTTTATGGTCTGACTAACGTTTAAAACATATCTCTGAAATGTATatgatcaaatatttacatccgtacttgattttctgaacgataaaaattgagctcattttgcatgaaccggtcgacctttcgtgacctTTGTAGGCGGAGTTTTGCAAGAAAGCAACGCTCTGAGTGGCCGCTGGTGAACCACCGCGCGTAGTGATCTAACTACGATCtactttattgctaaatatagcAGGGCACATGTTCTGTTGAATGCCggcttgtttacatgtttcttttgatgtttaacgaagaatttaaatgaagacattattttctagaaatatcatttggaaaatgcttgattttgcatttgataacaaaataacacacattgaacaaataataaaaacaaataaaaattgacGCGGTTTTTACTACGGTTCGTCttcaacaactgtcaaatgtaCAGTAAATATCAGATTAAATACGACGTTTACTCATATactgtaataaatatttcacgGCAAGTCTGTTTCGTCATGTGATGATAACAATTATGTTAAGAAAAGCAATACGAACATAATTTAGAGTAAATTTCACATCAAAGCTTAACACGTATCACGTTTCAAAGTAATGCATTTTGATGGATTACGGAATGCGGTGTTGTGAATCCGACCTTGAACTTGCTTTGAATGGAATCAGATGTTTAGCAAAATAGTTTACATGCGAAGTTAAAACATGCCATGAAGAATATATTTGAttggtaaaacatataaaagcaacaataaaactgaaaaatattttagattattACAGAAGCTATCTTACATTAAGTGCAACTAAGTAATATTGCACTTTTCTGAATAATGAAAAGAGCTTTCAAAACCCATCACCCTTAACACATTATGGGTAAAATATATACGTTCTATTACACAAGAAGAAGTATGTCAATTAAATTCAGAGTTGCTATCATGATCTTGCTagtcatttttgaatgtttgttaattaattgatatgttatttttattgactCCTCAAAGACATTTTATGCTTTTGCTATTTATCTTGAATGATACGAGCCTCATGCAATTCTAAAAGCATGCATTGCTAATCAGAATATAATTCGTACGACGAtgcaaaaaatatgttcatttacaACAGACTTGCGAAAGCAATCAATATACCATTcatatttgttgtattatttcTCGGTTACAAATATGCAACATTTCATtgcaataattattatgtagtatgcaagttattattattattgcatgtTCAAAGATATTTTGTGATGCTGCTGTTGATCTTCAGTAGTAGTTATCTCTTAACAAAATGGATTGTTACGCTCGTAAAAtgatataagtatttttattaagtatttaagcacttaatacaaataaatcCGGGcgaaaaaatcttgttttacgacaaaaataaataaattccaCACTGCGGTGATAGATTAAAGGCATTTCATCATGAACATATGGTAAATGCCATGTGTCAGAAATTATGTGATATAATTATCTCAGAGTGGTGTTTAGGTAACGACATTTTATAGAATGGAAAAGTaggtgtttatttttaaatcctagtttgatttcataatatatcgaataaatacgGTTTCTAagccaaacaaaattatctttatttacttaaaacGTTCGGATACCGATGCATGTATCAGAGTAGTCATACAACTCTTGCTTTATCAGACCAAATTAAAAGTTTGATTtacaatatttgcatttttttcactCTGGATTGTTCAAGGCCCTTCATGGAGCGGGGATTTAACACTCATAAGAGAGCTTGTTTCAAAGCTGGATAACAACCTAATTTAGCCAGTAACACACGCAAGTATATACATTCAACTGTTCTAATATCCTTTTCGAATGAATTTTggatttctaaaatgtttttaaaggtgGTTCATTAACCCTTGGCTAGAactgatgttttttttgcagaaatccGCATCGATCCGTCACCAAAATGTAATACGCTATGCTGAAACATGGTTGGGTTGATATTAGTGTTTCTGCTTTTCCTGAATAATTATCATGTGTGCTTGAATGCATTGATATAGCAAATTTTACggagtttttaaaaaaaataacgatacacagaatttaaaactaaataccTCAAAAATGACTCCGAATTCtgcttaaaatgtttaatatcaaaatgaagGAAATGTATATCGAATGAAAGAAAATGCAGAGCGTGTACATATGGCATGACTGCtcatcattattttgtttgtatttattagaTCAGGCAGACATGATTCTTGTCGGACTCGTCCATTGATAAGCATGTTTATTCTTTGACCTTTTAAACACACTATCGAAACTAAGAcgttaattttatttgatggattttttta is from Mya arenaria isolate MELC-2E11 chromosome 9, ASM2691426v1 and encodes:
- the LOC128245352 gene encoding cholecystokinin receptor-like produces the protein MEDPAVVTVMVMLSLFSICGTIGNSLVLHIYSHKKEKSTAGIFIMSLAGTDLFTCLFVMPFTEVVVYLNYMVSYDVACQIYMFLITCNVPFAAFIMVAIAIDRYFCICHPFLHVLNIFRAKVIVLCLLLVASTFGVITSLSYGVYTYKIIVPANDVLARTNETKSVKYGQNATFNTADHGECTNCSNELEMDEWDYRVFDNNKTEIQAGYKLSYTGLCAPNYILTSPQFLNFYQRAYAGTYLLSFAVVFILYGLIYRSIHKHRAKRSRRKRSGLYPSGVTSLLPPGVDLKNAEKQLTAVTRVNPHSGRRSDPRLENGDGDVDVEKPVELQPLRPTAKNITRSISIKEKTLLANIRTAVMLCVVNVVFLVAFLPAWLMGLIAIEFNAVIFYMYFVYHSANPFIYAFMNKSFRDDLRKVFKCQIIPMVR